Proteins encoded together in one bacterium window:
- a CDS encoding DNA alkylation repair protein — MNKRSPTASAKEIAAELRALADPEQAARSRRFFKTGPGEYGEGDVFLGIRVPVIRRCARARAGAPLGEILKLLSSPFHEIRHLALVMLVAAYRAAESAVSRGEIYRAYLKSTDFVNNWDLVDCSAEHIVGAHLWDRDRAPLAKLAASTGLWERRIAVMATFHFIKRRDYSETLALARNLLDDGEDLIHKAVGWMLREIGNRDPRAELGFLEAHHREMPRTMLRTAIEKFPEPQRRAWLRKRHDRGGRR, encoded by the coding sequence GTGAATAAGCGATCGCCGACGGCGAGCGCGAAAGAAATCGCCGCCGAGCTCCGCGCTCTCGCCGACCCCGAGCAGGCGGCGCGGTCCCGGCGGTTTTTCAAGACCGGGCCGGGGGAGTACGGCGAGGGTGACGTCTTCCTCGGCATCCGGGTCCCCGTCATCCGCCGCTGCGCCCGGGCCCGCGCCGGCGCGCCTCTGGGAGAAATCCTGAAGCTGCTGTCTTCGCCCTTTCACGAAATCCGGCATCTGGCTCTGGTGATGCTGGTCGCGGCCTACCGCGCGGCCGAGTCGGCGGTTTCCCGGGGAGAAATCTATCGGGCCTATCTGAAATCGACCGACTTCGTCAACAACTGGGATTTGGTCGACTGCTCCGCCGAACATATCGTCGGGGCCCATTTGTGGGACCGGGACCGGGCCCCTCTGGCGAAGCTGGCGGCCTCGACCGGCCTCTGGGAACGCCGGATAGCGGTCATGGCCACCTTCCATTTCATCAAGCGCCGGGATTATTCCGAAACGCTCGCCCTGGCCCGGAACCTGCTGGACGACGGGGAGGATCTGATTCACAAAGCCGTGGGCTGGATGCTGCGGGAGATCGGGAACCGGGATCCGCGGGCGGAACTCGGGTTCCTGGAAGCGCACCATCGGGAAATGCCGCGGACGATGTTGCGCACCGCGATCGAGAAGTTCCCCGAGCCGCAGCGCCGGGCTTGGCTCCGGAAGCGGCACGACCGCGGTGGAAGACGATGA
- a CDS encoding MBL fold metallo-hydrolase: MRLSFLGAAGNVTGSRFLLETGSKKILVDCGLHQERDLLDRDWLPFPVPPARIDAVVLTHAHLDHCGYLPRLVREGFKGKIFCTEPTEEIARVVLMDSARIQEEDVAFKQRRHEREGKTAPHPYEPLYTTEDAEAVSPLFSPSVYGLDVDVLEGVVCRFHDAGHILGAAVVELRIREEGDEKTVVFSGDIGRFGKVLLRDPTLIPRADAVVVESTYGDRNHETPNDAVDKFVEIVVSTRAKGGNIVIPSFAIERAQEILYAMDVLLGNDRIPHLITFLDSPMAIKVTEIYDRYPHYLNPAALRRAPGALFDFPLLTLTRTAAESKAINHIKGSAIIIAGSGMCTGGRIKHHLQHNISRAESTILFVGYQAVGTLGRYILGRPESVRIFGASHPVQARIEQISGFSAHAGRDDLLRWMDGFGNTPRRVFVVHGERESSQAFASALRERMKAEVAAPEYGETFEF, encoded by the coding sequence ATGCGATTAAGCTTTCTTGGTGCTGCCGGAAACGTCACCGGATCCAGGTTTCTCCTGGAAACCGGCTCGAAAAAGATACTGGTGGATTGCGGCCTCCACCAGGAGAGGGACCTTTTGGACCGGGATTGGCTCCCCTTCCCCGTCCCCCCCGCCCGGATCGATGCCGTGGTTCTGACTCACGCCCATCTCGACCACTGCGGCTACCTCCCGCGCCTGGTCCGGGAAGGGTTCAAGGGGAAAATATTCTGCACCGAACCCACCGAGGAAATAGCCCGGGTGGTGCTGATGGATTCGGCCCGGATCCAGGAAGAAGACGTCGCCTTCAAGCAGCGTCGGCACGAGCGGGAAGGCAAGACCGCGCCCCATCCCTACGAACCTCTCTATACCACCGAGGATGCGGAAGCGGTTTCCCCGTTGTTCTCTCCCTCCGTTTACGGTCTCGACGTCGATGTCCTGGAGGGGGTCGTCTGCCGTTTTCACGACGCCGGGCATATCCTCGGGGCGGCCGTGGTCGAACTCAGGATCAGAGAGGAAGGGGATGAGAAGACGGTCGTCTTTTCCGGCGACATCGGCCGCTTCGGAAAGGTCCTGCTCAGGGACCCGACCCTCATCCCCCGTGCCGACGCCGTAGTGGTGGAATCGACCTACGGCGACCGCAACCACGAAACGCCGAACGACGCGGTGGATAAATTCGTGGAGATCGTGGTATCCACCAGGGCCAAGGGAGGGAACATCGTCATCCCCTCCTTCGCCATCGAGCGGGCCCAGGAGATTCTTTACGCCATGGACGTTCTCCTGGGCAACGACCGTATCCCCCATTTGATCACCTTCCTCGACAGCCCCATGGCGATCAAGGTGACCGAGATCTACGACCGGTATCCCCATTATCTCAACCCCGCGGCGCTGCGCCGGGCCCCCGGCGCTCTCTTCGACTTTCCCCTGCTCACCCTCACCCGGACCGCCGCCGAGTCGAAGGCGATCAACCACATCAAGGGGAGCGCCATCATCATAGCCGGCTCGGGGATGTGCACCGGGGGGAGGATCAAGCATCATCTCCAGCACAACATATCCCGGGCGGAATCGACGATTCTCTTCGTCGGCTACCAGGCGGTGGGAACCCTGGGCCGCTACATTCTCGGCCGTCCGGAGTCGGTCCGGATCTTCGGCGCGTCCCACCCGGTCCAGGCCCGGATCGAGCAGATCAGCGGCTTTTCCGCCCATGCGGGTCGGGACGATCTGTTACGCTGGATGGACGGTTTCGGGAATACTCCCCGCCGGGTCTTCGTCGTCCACGGCGAACGGGAATCGTCCCAGGCTTTCGCTTCCGCGCTACGGGAGAGGATGAAAGCCGAGGTCGCCGCTCCCGAGTACGGGGAGACGTTCGAGTTCTGA
- a CDS encoding flavin reductase family protein: MSRTPYPLSRVYGLLESGPVVLVATAAGDRTDVMPLSWHTMIEFEPPLVGFVLSDRNHSHSLLEASGECSINIPEAPLAAAVVGCGNCSGAKVDKFARFGLTPVPADKVSAPLIEECFAGLECRVVDRRLAADYCFYILEVVGARVDRSVKEPRTLHHRGRGRFMVAGEPIEIESRKK, from the coding sequence ATGAGCCGCACTCCGTATCCCCTTTCCCGGGTGTACGGGCTTCTGGAATCGGGGCCGGTGGTCCTGGTGGCCACCGCGGCCGGGGATAGGACCGACGTCATGCCCCTCTCCTGGCACACCATGATCGAATTCGAACCCCCGTTGGTCGGCTTCGTCCTCAGCGACCGCAACCATTCCCACTCCCTTCTGGAAGCCAGCGGGGAGTGCTCTATCAACATTCCCGAGGCGCCCCTGGCCGCCGCGGTGGTGGGCTGCGGAAACTGCTCGGGAGCGAAGGTCGACAAGTTCGCGCGGTTCGGCCTCACCCCCGTCCCCGCCGACAAGGTGAGCGCTCCCCTCATCGAAGAATGCTTCGCCGGCCTGGAGTGCCGGGTGGTCGACCGGCGCCTGGCCGCGGATTACTGCTTCTATATTCTCGAAGTGGTCGGGGCCCGGGTCGACCGCTCCGTGAAAGAACCCCGGACCCTCCACCACCGCGGCCGCGGCCGGTTCATGGTCGCCGGCGAGCCGATCGAAATCGAATCGAGGAAGAAATAA
- a CDS encoding tudor domain-containing protein encodes MKKWTPVLLGAALAVSAAGADEPSGSPDSLEGIYRVQGENYEGTVAIRRKGESYGLTWTIGKAVHRGVGMKTGAFLASSWPGGVVVYEILPGGTLSGRYPGADGALQAETLTFQRPLPVLPPSGPWNPGDSVLADWSQDEYWYPATVGKAEADRYYVVYDDGDEEWTTAERLTFDDIEEGDTVFGNWRGQGVYYPGKISLRRGGEVHIVYDDGDEEDTTVSAVRVVRPRPE; translated from the coding sequence ATGAAGAAATGGACGCCGGTTTTACTGGGCGCCGCGCTGGCGGTTTCGGCCGCAGGCGCGGACGAGCCCTCGGGGAGCCCCGACTCCCTGGAGGGAATTTACCGGGTTCAGGGGGAGAATTACGAGGGGACCGTAGCCATCCGCAGAAAGGGGGAAAGCTACGGGCTGACCTGGACCATCGGGAAAGCCGTGCACCGGGGCGTCGGCATGAAAACGGGCGCTTTTCTGGCTTCGAGCTGGCCCGGAGGCGTGGTGGTGTACGAAATACTGCCGGGTGGGACCCTCTCCGGGCGCTACCCGGGGGCCGACGGCGCGCTCCAGGCGGAAACGCTGACGTTCCAGCGTCCCCTTCCCGTCCTGCCGCCGTCCGGGCCGTGGAACCCCGGGGATTCGGTGCTGGCGGATTGGAGCCAGGACGAGTACTGGTATCCGGCCACGGTCGGGAAGGCGGAAGCCGACAGGTATTACGTGGTCTATGACGACGGCGACGAGGAATGGACCACGGCCGAACGGCTGACCTTCGACGATATCGAGGAGGGCGATACGGTTTTCGGGAACTGGCGCGGCCAGGGGGTCTATTACCCCGGGAAAATCAGTCTTCGCCGGGGCGGGGAGGTCCATATCGTCTACGACGACGGCGACGAGGAAGATACGACCGTATCCGCCGTCAGGGTGGTCCGGCCCCGGCCGGAGTAG
- a CDS encoding HEAT repeat domain-containing protein, which yields MQAAVRTISLGLIVLALAPFLRAQPSLPPPLDRENLPETIYSRMRSLYSIVPLERGRAALALGDAGGEALAAVPYLKSMLDDDALLTMRSATGGAVSTSPGKEAARALARILAPGEALAVLQPAAASATAAIRAAAARGLAEMGDSVSYPILKRLLLDDPDPAVRASALSVLDQIDTPRTADLLVGALDDPSSDVRKAAAYIVAGKRRDWLMEPLVGALSAPGVFARKTALEALGGLPDAEKRPELAAMLDDEDRGIRLAALAILGRNDRFPAGPVLNLLADPDWRVREAAFALLAPRNDPGTADRFLELLRARESSGRRYAILWLGHHRVVAEEEVAACLNDSDAEVRKLAVAYLGEHGGAGFLSRVGAGARDRDWAVRQAVAEALARNRGPGAVPVLMKLLSDTDWRVRETAAVSLQNYPGPETAQALLRLLNDDDPRTVVLAVRALGGLGEPQAAAEIARIASDSNRAVREEAASSLGRLGGATAAQTLIRLLGDESPRVKAAAAKSLGRCGDRGAALALLRLALESNQEVRTSALDSLTSLDPEWTEEEHKEAADLIYSALASPDFRISDYALGQAGKLGDAPLVERLLLMLESGDWRRRGKIVDALGRSRDARAIPALIKLLGVRDPLLGATVPQAILSIGGPETAPLLLEALPEAGENKKIAVVRLLGEIRDPGSVAGLMNALGDPQAPVRAAAAAALAELPDPRSIPPLLKALQDDSAPVRAAAAAALGRRKDCWIAESLYRLGGDPSVEVRRTVIDALSRMGCPDAVPALTKALDDPDREVREKAVEALRTLDTPGAVRSLVEATAERNDATGDLAGEALGEAGAIAPLLEGLRSPDPETRAITAQRLGELRAMEASNMLIMSLDDREPAVRTAAAGALGKLGGEGVIEPLIDTLEDLEPAVREAAAHSLQLLTGKDFGYDANEWRRYWKRAH from the coding sequence TTGCAAGCGGCCGTCCGGACAATCTCCCTGGGGTTGATCGTGCTGGCCCTGGCTCCGTTCCTCCGAGCCCAGCCCAGCCTGCCTCCCCCCCTGGACCGCGAGAACCTTCCCGAAACAATATATTCCCGGATGCGCTCACTTTACTCCATCGTCCCCCTGGAGCGGGGCCGGGCGGCGCTCGCGCTCGGGGACGCCGGCGGCGAAGCTCTGGCCGCCGTTCCCTATCTGAAAAGCATGCTCGACGACGACGCCCTGTTGACCATGCGTTCGGCCACCGGCGGGGCGGTGAGTACATCCCCCGGCAAAGAGGCGGCCCGGGCGCTGGCCAGAATATTGGCCCCCGGGGAAGCCTTGGCCGTTCTCCAACCCGCCGCCGCCTCCGCCACGGCGGCGATACGCGCCGCGGCCGCCCGCGGCCTGGCCGAAATGGGCGATTCCGTTTCATATCCGATCCTGAAACGGCTCCTGCTCGACGATCCGGACCCCGCGGTCCGCGCCAGCGCCCTCTCCGTCCTCGATCAAATCGATACCCCCCGTACCGCCGATCTGCTGGTGGGCGCACTGGACGACCCCTCTTCGGACGTGCGCAAGGCCGCGGCCTACATCGTTGCCGGGAAACGGCGCGACTGGCTGATGGAACCACTGGTCGGGGCCCTGAGCGCCCCCGGCGTTTTCGCCCGCAAGACCGCCCTGGAAGCGTTGGGGGGCCTGCCCGACGCGGAAAAGCGGCCGGAACTGGCGGCCATGCTCGATGACGAGGACCGGGGCATCCGGCTCGCCGCTCTTGCCATCCTGGGGCGCAACGACCGGTTCCCTGCGGGGCCGGTCCTGAACCTCCTGGCCGACCCGGATTGGCGTGTCCGGGAAGCCGCCTTCGCCCTGCTCGCGCCCCGGAACGACCCGGGAACAGCAGACCGTTTCCTGGAACTGCTGCGCGCGCGCGAAAGCTCCGGCCGCCGGTATGCCATTCTCTGGCTGGGACATCACCGGGTGGTGGCGGAGGAGGAGGTCGCCGCCTGCCTGAACGATTCCGACGCCGAAGTCCGGAAACTGGCGGTCGCCTACCTGGGGGAGCACGGCGGAGCCGGTTTCCTCTCCCGGGTCGGCGCCGGAGCCCGGGACCGCGACTGGGCGGTGCGTCAGGCCGTCGCCGAAGCGCTGGCCCGCAACCGCGGCCCCGGCGCGGTACCCGTGCTTATGAAACTGCTCTCGGACACCGATTGGCGGGTCAGGGAAACCGCGGCGGTTTCTCTGCAGAACTATCCGGGCCCGGAAACGGCGCAAGCCCTCTTGCGCCTTCTGAACGACGACGACCCCCGAACCGTCGTTCTGGCCGTGCGCGCCCTAGGCGGCTTGGGGGAGCCGCAAGCGGCGGCGGAGATCGCGCGCATCGCTTCCGATTCGAACCGCGCCGTCCGCGAAGAAGCGGCTTCCTCACTGGGAAGGCTGGGGGGAGCGACGGCGGCCCAAACCCTGATCCGGCTGCTCGGGGACGAAAGCCCGCGGGTCAAGGCGGCGGCGGCAAAGAGCCTGGGCCGGTGCGGCGACCGGGGGGCGGCCCTGGCTCTTCTGCGGCTGGCGCTGGAATCGAACCAGGAAGTCAGAACCTCGGCCCTGGATTCCCTGACCTCGCTCGACCCGGAATGGACCGAGGAAGAACACAAAGAAGCCGCGGACCTGATCTATAGCGCCCTCGCTTCCCCCGATTTCAGAATTTCGGATTACGCGCTCGGCCAGGCCGGGAAACTGGGCGATGCTCCCCTGGTGGAACGTTTGCTGCTCATGCTCGAAAGCGGGGACTGGCGGCGGCGCGGCAAGATCGTGGATGCCCTGGGCCGGTCCCGGGACGCCCGGGCGATCCCCGCTCTGATCAAGCTTCTGGGAGTAAGGGATCCCCTCCTGGGAGCGACGGTCCCGCAAGCAATTCTCTCCATCGGGGGCCCGGAAACCGCGCCCCTGCTTTTGGAAGCTCTTCCGGAAGCGGGCGAGAATAAAAAAATAGCGGTCGTCCGGCTCCTGGGAGAAATTCGAGACCCCGGTTCGGTCGCCGGCCTCATGAACGCTCTCGGCGATCCCCAGGCCCCGGTGCGCGCCGCCGCCGCCGCCGCCCTGGCCGAACTGCCCGATCCCCGTTCCATACCCCCTCTTCTGAAAGCGCTCCAGGACGACAGCGCTCCGGTGCGGGCGGCGGCCGCCGCCGCCCTGGGAAGAAGAAAAGACTGCTGGATCGCCGAGTCCCTCTATCGCCTGGGAGGCGATCCTTCGGTCGAAGTCCGGCGCACGGTCATCGACGCCCTGAGCAGGATGGGATGCCCCGACGCGGTCCCCGCCCTGACCAAGGCGCTCGACGACCCCGACCGGGAGGTCCGGGAAAAAGCCGTCGAGGCTTTGCGGACGCTCGACACTCCCGGGGCCGTCCGGAGCCTGGTCGAGGCGACGGCGGAACGCAACGATGCGACCGGGGACCTGGCGGGCGAAGCCCTGGGCGAAGCCGGCGCCATCGCCCCCCTCCTGGAGGGGCTCCGGAGTCCCGACCCCGAAACCCGGGCAATAACGGCTCAGCGCCTGGGAGAATTAAGAGCCATGGAGGCCTCCAATATGCTAATAATGTCCCTTGACGATCGGGAGCCCGCGGTCCGGACCGCCGCGGCGGGGGCGCTGGGGAAACTCGGAGGAGAGGGAGTGATAGAACCCCTGATCGACACCCTTGAAGATCTGGAACCGGCCGTCCGGGAAGCGGCGGCGCACTCGCTCCAGCTGCTGACCGGAAAAGACTTTGGTTATGACGCCAATGAATGGCGACGCTACTGGAAGAGGGCTCACTAG
- a CDS encoding B12-binding domain-containing radical SAM protein, with protein MSGRRSAIKALLLNPGIFDFAAYDLWARPLGLLRVGAQLRRWGWETVLVDFLDRFHPELGAFSASRYARFDAYGCGKYPREEIPPPPVLAGFGRRYFRYGFPPALARETLAAAGRPRLILIGSGMTYWYPAVREAVDLARDVFPGVPVVLGGIYARLLPAHAAAVCRPDLVQAGRGPASLARSLGRLGFPVAPVPGTPPPPDYGLLRDRTAIPLQLSRGCPFRCSYCAGPLLEPDIAGEDPVRAADTVARERDQGTTDFAFYDNALLHCAGTALRPFLREVLRRGGGCRFHTPNGLHARLLDPETAELMRAAGFATVRIGLETVDPGRQMATGGKVANADLERAARLLQAAGFEPGRIGVYTLLGYPGQTPAEVEADIGFVHSLGLRTILAAFSPIPGTRTFGELQAAGAAPEEPLLQNNTVFPSLGGVFTAAEVRRLRELAASANRRLPGAAGRDLRPSPAEKRSERAPTEPGREEPRTEWSPGLSDYG; from the coding sequence GTGTCGGGGAGGCGTTCCGCGATCAAGGCCCTGCTCCTCAATCCCGGTATCTTCGATTTCGCCGCCTACGACCTCTGGGCCCGGCCCCTGGGCCTGCTCCGAGTCGGAGCCCAGCTCCGCCGCTGGGGCTGGGAGACGGTCCTGGTCGATTTTCTCGACCGTTTTCACCCGGAGCTGGGCGCTTTCTCCGCCTCCCGCTACGCCCGCTTCGACGCCTACGGCTGCGGGAAGTATCCCCGCGAGGAGATCCCCCCTCCCCCGGTCCTGGCCGGATTCGGCCGGCGGTATTTCCGGTATGGGTTTCCTCCGGCGCTGGCCCGGGAAACGCTGGCCGCGGCCGGCCGCCCGCGTCTTATCCTGATCGGATCGGGGATGACGTACTGGTATCCGGCGGTTCGGGAAGCGGTGGACCTGGCCCGGGACGTCTTTCCCGGCGTACCGGTGGTCCTGGGAGGGATTTACGCCCGCCTTCTCCCCGCTCACGCCGCCGCCGTCTGCCGACCCGACCTGGTCCAGGCCGGGCGCGGCCCCGCTTCCCTGGCCCGGTCCCTGGGTCGCCTGGGTTTTCCCGTCGCGCCCGTTCCCGGGACTCCCCCGCCTCCGGATTACGGTCTCCTCCGCGATCGAACCGCAATACCGCTCCAGCTCTCCCGCGGTTGCCCCTTCCGCTGTTCCTACTGCGCGGGCCCGCTCCTGGAGCCGGATATAGCGGGAGAGGACCCGGTCCGGGCGGCCGATACGGTCGCCCGGGAACGCGATCAGGGAACCACCGACTTCGCTTTCTACGACAACGCCCTCCTCCACTGCGCCGGGACCGCCCTGCGCCCGTTTCTCCGGGAAGTGCTCCGCCGGGGAGGGGGTTGCCGGTTCCATACCCCCAACGGTCTGCACGCCCGTCTCCTCGATCCGGAAACGGCGGAACTGATGCGCGCCGCCGGTTTCGCCACCGTTCGCATCGGCTTGGAGACCGTCGATCCCGGGCGCCAGATGGCGACCGGGGGCAAGGTCGCCAACGCGGATCTGGAACGGGCGGCGCGCCTGCTGCAGGCGGCCGGTTTCGAGCCGGGCCGGATCGGGGTCTATACCCTGCTCGGTTATCCGGGCCAGACCCCGGCCGAGGTGGAAGCGGATATCGGATTTGTCCATTCCCTGGGGCTGAGAACCATCCTCGCCGCCTTCTCGCCCATCCCCGGGACCCGTACCTTCGGCGAACTGCAAGCGGCCGGAGCCGCCCCCGAGGAACCGCTTCTGCAGAACAACACCGTCTTTCCTTCCCTGGGGGGCGTATTCACCGCCGCCGAGGTCCGTCGGCTACGGGAGCTGGCGGCGTCGGCCAACCGCCGGCTGCCCGGCGCCGCCGGGCGGGACCTGCGGCCCTCGCCCGCGGAAAAACGCTCCGAGCGGGCGCCGACGGAGCCGGGCCGGGAAGAACCGCGGACGGAATGGTCCCCCGGCCTTTCCGATTATGGATGA